A genomic window from Streptomyces sp. 846.5 includes:
- a CDS encoding DUF6325 family protein, with protein sequence MGPVEFLVLAFPGETVAADVIAPLTALRASGGVRVIDTMVVSKATDGSVTSAELGDFEHLRGAVDAAGEAVTLMGEEDAAEAAELLEPGSSALLILVEHLWATAAAEAFRKAGGHVAASVRIPPEFVAEAYRALATAQ encoded by the coding sequence ATGGGTCCCGTGGAGTTCCTGGTGCTCGCCTTCCCCGGTGAGACGGTCGCCGCCGACGTCATCGCTCCGCTGACCGCCCTGCGCGCCTCCGGCGGGGTACGCGTGATCGACACCATGGTCGTCAGCAAGGCCACGGACGGCAGCGTCACCTCGGCCGAGCTGGGCGACTTCGAACACCTGCGGGGCGCGGTGGACGCGGCCGGGGAGGCGGTCACCCTGATGGGCGAGGAGGACGCGGCGGAGGCGGCCGAGCTGCTGGAACCCGGATCGAGCGCACTGCTGATCCTGGTCGAGCACCTCTGGGCGACCGCGGCCGCCGAGGCCTTCCGCAAGGCGGGCGGGCATGTCGCCGCGTCCGTGCGCATCCCGCCCGAGTTCGTCGCCGAGGCGTACCGGGCGCTCGCCACCGCACAGTAG